One Pseudodesulfovibrio cashew DNA window includes the following coding sequences:
- the prmC gene encoding peptide chain release factor N(5)-glutamine methyltransferase — protein sequence MGSTILSLLKESESRLLAVDSPRLSAEVLVAEVLGCSRLTLVGDREREVDDRDLERIRELVGRRATGEPLAYILGRKEFYGLDFMVTPDTLIPRPETEHIIEAVEEHFPRDSRFRFADLGTGSGILAVTLAHLFTGSKGVAVDLSPGALNVAEKNALAHGVADRVEFRLGDFTERLFPDDSLDLIVSNPPYVPQQEFDEASREVVDFEPVTALVSGADGLDHIRAMLPRVTDALKTGGLFMMEIGYRQAEGVVRIITDYLSEYKEIQVLKDLAEHDRIVLLRK from the coding sequence ATGGGTTCCACCATCCTTTCTTTGCTCAAGGAAAGCGAGTCTCGCCTGCTGGCGGTCGATTCGCCGCGTCTGAGCGCCGAGGTGCTTGTGGCCGAAGTGTTGGGCTGCTCAAGGCTTACGCTTGTGGGCGATCGCGAGCGAGAGGTGGACGACCGGGACTTGGAGCGAATCCGCGAACTGGTGGGCCGCCGTGCGACGGGCGAGCCCCTCGCCTATATCCTTGGCCGCAAGGAGTTTTACGGGCTGGATTTTATGGTCACTCCCGATACGCTTATCCCGCGCCCGGAGACCGAACACATTATCGAGGCCGTCGAGGAACATTTCCCCCGAGATTCCCGTTTTCGGTTTGCTGACCTGGGAACTGGCAGCGGTATCCTGGCAGTGACCCTGGCCCATCTTTTCACTGGTTCCAAAGGCGTTGCCGTGGACCTGAGTCCAGGTGCCCTGAATGTGGCTGAAAAGAACGCTCTGGCCCACGGGGTGGCTGATCGGGTTGAGTTTCGCCTGGGAGATTTCACCGAACGGTTGTTTCCTGACGATTCGCTGGATCTTATTGTTTCCAATCCTCCCTATGTGCCTCAGCAGGAGTTCGACGAGGCCAGCCGCGAGGTCGTTGACTTTGAGCCTGTCACTGCTCTTGTCAGTGGGGCGGACGGACTGGACCACATCCGCGCCATGCTGCCTCGTGTTACGGACGCGTTAAAAACCGGGGGGCTATTCATGATGGAAATCGGATACCGTCAGGCAGAGGGTGTTGTGAGAATAATTACTGACTACTTGTCGGAATACAAGGAGATTCAGGTCCTCAAGGACCTTGCGGAGCACGACCGGATCGTGTTGCTGCGGAAATAA
- the lpxC gene encoding UDP-3-O-acyl-N-acetylglucosamine deacetylase — MLQRTIHKTVRCTGIGLHSGKQVELVLRPAAEDTGILFSLKNGSGSTFLTPAPSLVVETGLATVLGDGRETVATVEHLLATVSGMGIDNIHIEVTGRELPIMDGSAASFVYLLKQAGVRKQSRSRRVLAVKKNVEFEQDGKFIKARPYDGFLVDYTIEFAHPLIGTQQMRLEITPENFSSEIAKARTFGFLKEVDYLHANGLALGGSLDNAIVLDEYGVLNAEGLRFKDEFVRHKLLDFVGDMAVIGAPLQGRFEVFASGHAMNNAFLRHLDENRDLYLESKILGGSEAMEAVPGDVLEPVAVTA, encoded by the coding sequence ATGCTACAAAGAACCATACATAAAACAGTGCGTTGCACGGGGATCGGTCTGCACAGCGGTAAGCAGGTGGAGTTGGTCCTTCGTCCGGCCGCTGAGGATACCGGCATCCTTTTTTCTCTGAAGAATGGCTCCGGTTCCACCTTCCTCACTCCCGCCCCGTCTCTGGTCGTCGAGACCGGTCTGGCCACCGTCTTGGGGGACGGGCGCGAGACCGTCGCTACGGTTGAGCATCTGCTCGCCACTGTCTCCGGCATGGGTATCGACAATATCCACATAGAGGTGACGGGCCGGGAACTCCCGATCATGGACGGCAGCGCCGCTTCCTTCGTCTATCTGCTCAAGCAGGCTGGCGTCCGCAAGCAGTCCAGGAGCCGCCGTGTTCTGGCCGTAAAGAAGAACGTGGAGTTTGAGCAGGACGGCAAGTTCATCAAGGCCCGTCCTTACGACGGCTTCCTGGTGGACTATACCATCGAGTTTGCTCACCCGCTGATCGGCACTCAGCAGATGCGGTTGGAAATCACTCCAGAGAATTTCAGCTCCGAGATCGCCAAGGCGCGTACTTTTGGTTTCCTCAAGGAAGTCGATTACCTGCACGCAAACGGTTTGGCCTTGGGCGGTTCCCTTGATAACGCCATAGTGCTCGATGAGTACGGTGTGCTCAACGCCGAGGGGCTGCGCTTCAAGGATGAGTTTGTACGCCACAAGCTGCTTGACTTCGTCGGTGACATGGCCGTTATCGGTGCTCCGCTTCAGGGCCGCTTCGAGGTTTTCGCTTCGGGGCATGCCATGAATAACGCCTTCCTGCGTCACCTGGACGAGAATCGTGACCTCTACCTGGAGTCCAAGATCTTGGGCGGCAGCGAGGCCATGGAAGCTGTTCCCGGAGACGTTCTGGAGCCCGTGGCTGTCACCGCCTAG
- a CDS encoding flagellar basal body-associated FliL family protein gives MVLLVPDDSDDLTEGLSSEESGQPKAQLDDSEASRATQKVDLDLDDAPFLEDEDEEEEEVVIEEETPFPGEEEEEKPKLSLKNLLTNKMVLIFIGIILVLVAVIIFLLARDPEEPPPPPPEPVEETVQETPQEPEEVEIPRILIRLDPFLIEQRDNEDKIRFLQVRIVISTTEEGLARQFKQETYTVRNALYYYLKNKDLQFLSDEKNSEKLKKELLAIINQYMGFGQFDTLLFEQYLVR, from the coding sequence ATGGTCTTGCTTGTCCCGGACGATTCAGATGATCTGACCGAAGGTCTGTCCTCCGAAGAGTCCGGGCAGCCAAAAGCCCAGCTTGACGACAGCGAAGCTAGCAGGGCCACGCAAAAAGTCGACCTTGACCTCGACGACGCTCCTTTTCTGGAGGACGAAGACGAAGAGGAAGAAGAGGTCGTCATAGAGGAAGAGACTCCCTTCCCAGGTGAGGAGGAAGAGGAGAAACCCAAGCTTTCCCTCAAGAATCTGCTCACCAACAAGATGGTCCTGATCTTCATCGGCATCATTCTGGTTCTCGTAGCCGTCATCATATTCCTGCTCGCACGCGACCCCGAAGAACCTCCCCCGCCTCCTCCCGAGCCCGTCGAGGAAACTGTCCAGGAGACGCCACAAGAACCCGAGGAAGTCGAAATTCCTCGGATACTCATCCGACTCGATCCTTTTCTCATCGAGCAACGCGACAACGAAGACAAGATTCGCTTTCTTCAGGTCCGAATTGTTATCAGCACCACGGAAGAAGGGCTGGCACGGCAGTTCAAGCAAGAAACATACACCGTCCGCAATGCGTTGTACTACTACCTGAAGAATAAGGATTTACAGTTTTTGTCCGATGAGAAGAATAGTGAGAAGCTCAAGAAGGAGCTGCTGGCCATCATCAACCAGTACATGGGATTCGGCCAGTTCGACACGCTGCTCTTCGAACAATACCTAGTGAGGTAG
- a CDS encoding chemotaxis response regulator CheY, with product MAYDTGMRVLVVDDFSTMRKIVKNILRQLGFNNIVEADDGSTAWEILNKDNIDFIVSDWNMPTMSGIDLLRKVRASEEYADIPFLMVTAEAQQENIIEAVQAKVSNYIVKPFTPETLGQKIEKIFA from the coding sequence ATGGCATATGATACCGGCATGCGTGTTCTGGTGGTGGACGACTTCTCCACCATGCGCAAGATCGTGAAGAACATCCTTCGTCAGCTCGGCTTCAACAACATCGTTGAGGCTGATGACGGTTCCACCGCATGGGAAATTCTGAATAAGGACAACATCGACTTCATCGTTTCCGACTGGAACATGCCCACCATGTCGGGTATCGATCTGCTGCGCAAAGTGCGCGCCAGCGAGGAATACGCCGACATCCCCTTCCTGATGGTCACTGCCGAAGCACAGCAGGAGAATATCATCGAGGCTGTCCAAGCCAAAGTGTCCAATTACATCGTCAAGCCGTTCACCCCGGAAACATTGGGCCAGAAGATCGAAAAAATCTTCGCCTAG
- a CDS encoding FliA/WhiG family RNA polymerase sigma factor has protein sequence MAILNSSGRSSSSKNDPWRELEAGAKSWDDFSPRDREDIVRFYAPKIRILALRLKAKLPHSVELNELISAGSLGLLDALGKFNPGLGIKFETYSENRIKGAMLDELRRMDWFSRGLRQKVKVLEDAQRHIEHETGAPATPEQLQEHTGMSEKEVQQGLEALHNQMCLSLDSFHENVIGRKNMTEDEPFQSTAFQEIVDKVANLIEELTPREKLVISLYYGEELNMKETAEVMDITEGRVSQLHSQALIKLRKTFRARYESE, from the coding sequence ATGGCAATATTAAATTCTTCTGGAAGAAGCTCCTCTTCCAAGAACGATCCGTGGCGTGAGCTGGAAGCAGGCGCCAAAAGCTGGGACGATTTCTCTCCACGGGACCGTGAGGACATCGTCCGCTTCTACGCGCCTAAAATCCGCATCCTCGCCCTGCGCCTCAAGGCCAAGCTGCCCCATTCGGTCGAACTCAACGAGTTGATCAGCGCGGGCAGCCTGGGCCTGCTTGATGCCCTGGGGAAGTTCAATCCCGGCCTCGGCATCAAGTTCGAGACATACTCCGAGAACCGGATCAAGGGGGCCATGCTCGATGAACTCAGACGCATGGACTGGTTCTCACGTGGACTCAGACAGAAAGTAAAGGTTCTGGAAGACGCCCAGCGTCATATCGAACATGAGACTGGTGCCCCCGCGACCCCTGAGCAACTTCAGGAACACACCGGAATGTCTGAGAAAGAGGTCCAACAGGGACTGGAGGCGCTGCACAACCAGATGTGCCTCAGCCTGGACAGCTTCCATGAAAACGTCATCGGCCGAAAAAATATGACCGAAGACGAGCCTTTCCAGTCCACCGCATTTCAGGAAATAGTTGACAAAGTAGCCAATCTCATTGAGGAATTGACGCCAAGAGAAAAATTGGTCATATCTCTATACTACGGGGAGGAGTTGAACATGAAGGAAACAGCCGAGGTCATGGACATTACCGAAGGCCGTGTTTCCCAGCTTCACTCCCAGGCCCTGATAAAACTGAGAAAAACATTCAGAGCTCGCTACGAAAGCGAGTAA
- a CDS encoding MinD/ParA family protein yields the protein MTSNLPMVLSVTSGKGGVGKTNMSVNLAYTLSMAGKNVVLLDADLGLANVDVILGLAPEYNLFHLFHEDVTLDKILFDTPYGFRILPASSGVSDMVDLDKGQKIDLLDAMDTLEDQVDYLIVDTGAGINDNVLYFNLAVQERLLVITPEPTSLTDAYALIKVLKLQHGVERFRVLVNMVKDQKTAREVYLKLLNACDHFLDGISLDLVGCVPYDTNVRKSVIAQVPFCHKFPKSPASVAVRQAAKKLDAWKVTPSTDGNIKFFWKKLLFQERSVA from the coding sequence ATGACTTCGAATCTTCCGATGGTTCTCTCCGTGACGTCCGGCAAGGGCGGCGTCGGCAAGACCAACATGTCCGTCAACTTGGCCTATACCCTGAGCATGGCTGGGAAGAACGTCGTCCTCCTGGACGCCGACCTTGGGCTGGCCAATGTGGACGTCATCCTCGGCCTGGCGCCGGAGTACAACCTGTTCCACCTCTTCCACGAGGATGTGACCCTGGACAAGATCCTCTTCGATACCCCGTATGGATTCCGCATCCTTCCGGCGTCCTCGGGCGTGTCCGACATGGTCGACCTGGACAAGGGACAGAAGATAGATCTCCTGGATGCCATGGACACCCTGGAAGACCAGGTGGACTACCTCATCGTTGACACGGGCGCGGGCATCAACGACAACGTGCTCTACTTCAACCTGGCCGTGCAGGAACGACTGCTGGTCATTACACCGGAACCCACATCGCTCACCGACGCCTATGCACTGATCAAGGTCCTCAAGCTGCAACACGGCGTGGAACGATTCCGCGTGCTGGTGAACATGGTCAAGGACCAGAAAACAGCCCGGGAAGTCTATCTCAAGCTGCTCAACGCCTGTGACCACTTCCTTGATGGCATTTCCCTGGACCTGGTCGGCTGTGTTCCCTATGACACCAACGTGCGCAAATCGGTCATCGCGCAGGTGCCGTTCTGCCACAAATTTCCCAAGTCCCCGGCGAGTGTGGCGGTCAGGCAGGCCGCCAAGAAACTGGATGCATGGAAAGTAACCCCGAGCACCGATGGCAATATTAAATTCTTCTGGAAGAAGCTCCTCTTCCAAGAACGATCCGTGGCGTGA